In one window of Thermodesulforhabdaceae bacterium DNA:
- a CDS encoding AMP-binding protein: protein MKALVVHELLGRTTSLFGNQEIVSGSVRLTYRSFYERVCRLASSLKRIGIKKGTVVGVLDANTHRYLELHYALSMVGAIIHTLNFRLPGEDLVYTMVHAGDEWICVSDLFIQAVKPVAERFPNWIIMSDDENLKLPGASNSFSYEELVRSGDFLETPEKVSETDTYSIFYTTGTTGRPKGIRYRHRDILLGSLQLCHHLTIHETGAHIGSSDVIMPLIPFFHIHGWGTAFFGPYLGAKMVLPGRAIPSEQAEIIHREGVTWLNMVPTQLHMLLDVENFGKVKILTGGSALPTGLARQAVSRGVRYSLIYGGSDQLGASISVVPEGKTLPSSYSEEWEMLRTRMRPLPMVDISIRDEKGSPLPNDGKTIGEIWVSSPWLPEGYYNDPERSAEAYPPEHPGWFKTGDLGSLSPDGWLTVADRQKDAIKSGGEWIMSSVLEAVISEHPKVAMVAVIPVPDDRWGERPLAVVKPKEPVSDSELRSFIENKVSEGRIAKFWIPDRFLIVEEIPVTSAGKLNKEQLRKIYR from the coding sequence ATGAAAGCTCTAGTAGTTCATGAATTGTTAGGAAGAACAACATCGCTTTTCGGAAATCAAGAAATTGTTTCAGGATCAGTGCGGCTTACCTATAGAAGTTTTTATGAACGAGTCTGCCGCCTTGCATCAAGCCTTAAACGTATAGGTATAAAGAAAGGCACAGTAGTTGGAGTGTTGGACGCAAATACTCATCGCTATCTTGAACTGCACTACGCTCTTTCTATGGTGGGGGCTATTATCCACACTTTGAATTTTCGCCTTCCTGGTGAAGATCTTGTCTATACCATGGTGCACGCTGGCGATGAATGGATATGCGTATCAGATCTTTTTATTCAGGCAGTTAAACCGGTGGCGGAGCGTTTCCCAAATTGGATAATTATGAGCGACGACGAAAACCTTAAGCTTCCCGGTGCGTCTAATTCTTTTTCCTACGAAGAACTTGTTCGAAGTGGTGACTTTTTGGAGACCCCAGAGAAAGTTAGCGAAACTGATACTTACTCCATTTTTTACACCACTGGGACGACGGGAAGACCAAAGGGTATTCGCTATCGCCATCGCGATATCTTGCTGGGCTCTCTTCAACTCTGCCATCACCTGACAATTCATGAAACTGGCGCGCATATTGGAAGTTCCGATGTGATAATGCCGCTTATCCCGTTTTTCCACATCCACGGCTGGGGAACGGCTTTTTTCGGTCCTTACCTGGGGGCGAAGATGGTTTTGCCGGGAAGAGCTATTCCGTCTGAGCAAGCTGAAATCATTCATCGTGAAGGAGTTACCTGGCTTAACATGGTGCCTACACAGCTTCATATGTTGCTTGATGTTGAAAATTTTGGAAAAGTGAAGATTCTTACTGGTGGTAGTGCACTTCCAACGGGTCTTGCTCGCCAGGCTGTCTCACGTGGAGTTCGCTACAGCCTTATATATGGTGGATCAGATCAGTTGGGTGCTTCTATTTCTGTTGTTCCAGAAGGAAAAACTCTACCTTCTAGTTATTCCGAAGAATGGGAAATGCTTCGGACTCGCATGAGGCCTCTTCCTATGGTGGATATTTCCATACGGGACGAGAAAGGTTCTCCACTTCCTAATGACGGTAAAACCATTGGTGAAATCTGGGTTTCAAGCCCCTGGCTTCCTGAGGGTTATTACAACGATCCCGAGCGTTCTGCAGAGGCTTATCCACCGGAACACCCAGGCTGGTTTAAGACTGGCGATCTTGGAAGTCTAAGCCCTGATGGTTGGCTTACCGTAGCAGATCGTCAGAAAGATGCGATAAAAAGTGGCGGCGAATGGATTATGTCTTCTGTGCTCGAAGCGGTTATTTCAGAGCATCCCAAAGTTGCTATGGTGGCGGTTATACCTGTTCCTGATGATCGCTGGGGAGAACGTCCTTTGGCTGTTGTTAAGCCTAAGGAACCTGTATCTGATTCTGAGCTTAGGAGTTTTATTGAAAACAAGGTTTCGGAAGGTCGAATAGCCAAATTCTGGATTCCCGATAGATTCTTAATAGTTGAAGAAATCCCTGTTACCAGCGCAGGTAAGCTTAACAAAGAACAACTCAGGAAAATCTATCGATAA
- a CDS encoding acyl-CoA dehydrogenase family protein, producing the protein MDDDRILNPYSFDEFLNVRESLDFYRSDAFTQKAFRHFPPPSIREQVDKAASEISLKVSFRWRKFVERMASWDRRPCIIHYDAHGHRIDEIIRPMETELLEKEIFSEALFSTKTHPWVRLAKLFLVYQLGEACIACPLVCTEGLIALLERYADTPELKRILVHCREGLDGDFGIGAQYLSEIQGGSDVPSNRVMAIKEGDHWKIYGDKFFCSATHADYAVVTAKPEGSPHVAAFVVPSWEVPDGKARKKRNNFTINRLKWKMGTVELPTAEITFNGSIAYPVGPLDKGLANVVGIVLAYSRMTVGLSSAAFMIRGVREARLYASFREAFGTRLENFPLVARTLDEIENIARRSLAGALKLYSLFFDLPGGFQGGLKPTDEPLDLWRRRFVVRELVMLQKITAAQDAPDVLRKAISIFGGHGVIEDFSDLPRLFRDSIVNELWEGPRNVLLTQIYRDLQRVREGGYSPVLFCRDLLGDGLGNEFGKECDELVQKNVLTSRHECGRWDDFCARLCWAFQNNALQEVTSSTEG; encoded by the coding sequence ATGGATGATGATCGCATTTTAAATCCTTATAGTTTCGATGAGTTTTTAAACGTGCGAGAAAGTCTCGATTTCTACCGCTCAGACGCCTTCACTCAAAAGGCTTTCCGGCATTTTCCTCCGCCTTCGATAAGAGAGCAAGTTGATAAAGCCGCAAGCGAAATATCCCTTAAGGTTTCATTTAGATGGCGGAAGTTCGTTGAGCGTATGGCATCCTGGGATAGACGCCCCTGCATAATCCATTACGATGCCCACGGGCACAGAATAGACGAAATAATTAGACCCATGGAAACCGAGCTTCTCGAAAAAGAGATCTTTTCTGAAGCTCTCTTTTCCACCAAAACTCATCCCTGGGTTAGGCTTGCCAAGCTTTTCCTCGTTTACCAGCTTGGTGAAGCTTGTATCGCCTGCCCTCTTGTCTGCACCGAGGGACTTATCGCTCTTCTGGAACGCTATGCTGACACCCCTGAACTTAAACGAATCCTTGTTCACTGCCGTGAAGGTCTAGATGGAGATTTTGGCATAGGAGCACAATACCTTTCCGAAATTCAGGGCGGTTCTGATGTTCCATCAAACCGCGTCATGGCGATTAAAGAAGGTGATCATTGGAAGATTTACGGCGATAAATTCTTCTGTTCCGCTACCCACGCTGATTATGCCGTAGTCACAGCAAAACCAGAAGGTTCTCCCCATGTAGCTGCCTTCGTTGTTCCTTCCTGGGAAGTTCCTGACGGGAAGGCTAGAAAAAAGCGAAACAATTTTACTATAAACAGACTCAAGTGGAAGATGGGAACGGTGGAACTTCCTACAGCCGAGATCACTTTTAATGGAAGTATTGCATACCCTGTGGGTCCTCTTGATAAAGGACTTGCAAATGTTGTTGGTATTGTGCTCGCCTATTCTCGCATGACCGTTGGCCTTTCCAGTGCCGCTTTTATGATAAGGGGAGTTCGTGAGGCGCGCCTCTATGCCTCGTTTCGTGAAGCTTTTGGAACACGGCTGGAAAATTTCCCTCTGGTGGCAAGAACTCTCGATGAAATAGAAAACATTGCAAGAAGAAGCCTTGCAGGGGCCCTGAAGCTTTATTCGCTCTTTTTCGATCTTCCTGGAGGATTTCAAGGAGGACTAAAGCCCACTGATGAACCGCTTGATTTGTGGCGAAGAAGATTTGTAGTCCGTGAACTTGTTATGCTCCAAAAAATTACCGCTGCTCAAGATGCCCCCGATGTTCTCAGAAAAGCCATTTCTATATTTGGTGGTCACGGTGTAATAGAAGATTTTTCAGACCTTCCACGTCTATTTCGTGACTCCATAGTAAACGAACTCTGGGAAGGACCAAGAAATGTACTCCTTACCCAAATCTACAGGGATTTGCAGAGAGTGAGAGAGGGCGGATATTCTCCTGTTTTGTTTTGTCGTGATCTATTGGGAGATGGTCTTGGCAATGAGTTTGGAAAAGAATGCGATGAACTGGTTCAAAAGAATGTGCTGACAAGTCGTCATGAGTGTGGAAGATGGGATGATTTCTGTGCCAGATTGTGCTGGGCTTTCCAAAATAATGCGCTTCAAGAAGTTACTAGTTCAACAGAAGGTTAA
- a CDS encoding TetR/AcrR family transcriptional regulator: MKHAFMELREEEREKRKELILDAAERVFGSKSFKDVGMRDIAKELGVSVGALYRYFPDKQSLFVEAFMRGAKELIELTEKAIEEKSDPKSIARLYVNFLLEKDHYFKMMSHFMLEGNLEGEALDRLNSMEKRLLDVFQKLFESSCSTPLKRIIAHAFFAALNGILITFRNYPGRTPEEVRSHVYRLADLITAMFIQGTNIDMKGGYYESSSSS; the protein is encoded by the coding sequence ATGAAACATGCTTTCATGGAACTGCGGGAGGAAGAGCGAGAAAAGCGCAAAGAGCTCATACTAGATGCTGCCGAGAGAGTCTTTGGTTCGAAGTCCTTTAAAGATGTTGGAATGAGGGATATAGCCAAAGAACTAGGTGTTTCTGTAGGTGCTCTTTATCGCTACTTTCCGGATAAGCAATCGCTTTTCGTGGAAGCCTTCATGCGAGGTGCTAAAGAACTAATAGAACTTACCGAAAAAGCGATCGAAGAAAAAAGCGATCCGAAATCCATCGCTCGCCTTTATGTAAACTTCCTGCTGGAAAAGGACCATTATTTCAAAATGATGAGCCATTTCATGCTCGAGGGAAACCTCGAAGGAGAAGCCCTTGACCGGCTCAATTCCATGGAAAAACGTTTACTGGACGTCTTCCAGAAACTGTTTGAGTCTTCATGTTCGACACCTTTGAAAAGAATTATCGCTCATGCCTTCTTTGCAGCACTCAATGGAATCCTTATCACTTTTCGAAACTATCCCGGCAGAACCCCCGAAGAGGTTCGTTCCCACGTATATCGCCTCGCTGATTTGATAACGGCAATGTTCATACAAGGCACTAACATAGACATGAAAGGAGGCTATTATGAAAGCTCTAGTAGTTCATGA